The following nucleotide sequence is from Pagrus major chromosome 16, Pma_NU_1.0.
GACATTTCCTGactaaaaaagaacaaaaaaaccaCCAGGATGATGACAGAATGCTGATgtcttttaaaggagacataaaatgctcattttcaggttcataatttgatttatgtataggtttacatgctttaatactcgaaaaaacacatcagttttcacTGCAGGTTGCATGTGCTTTAGACCAacaggtgaagtttcatcattGCAACTCCAAATAGTAATACAACCCAGAAAGGAGAAATGCTAACAGGAACGTGAGCAATAGTTTGTCACTATTGACACAGAGGAAAGACAGGGTGTTTAGGCCCTTGCGCTGGGGATCTGGGGTTCCAGGCTTTGCAAATATGGGTTGTATTttactaaaacaaacacattatggATGCAGAGTGTATGATACTAGAAACGgtgtcagtttatttatacatAGTCTACATCATCATAACTTACCTTCCACTCCAaacccagcaggacaatgcttCTCGAGGTGAGGGAGCTGAACCACTCTCATGTATGATCTTTGTCGACGTGTATTTACCATCTGACAGGTTGACACAATAGACCTGTGTGAAGTCAAACACTGGTCACTTCTTCATGTCAACTCTGCTCAGTCTTAGCTAACATGTAGTTTATGTGAAATAAACTGCATCAGTTTTCAGCCTCACCTGATTGGTCAGTCCACTGTTATCATTGCCTCCAAATATGTACATGTGTCCATTCAGGGAACAGCCGCAGGTATTTGACATAGGGGGAGGGACTTCACCTGTCATGTGTTTCACTTCCCTTCAGAAAAACAGTTAGAAAATGTGGATAAACTACTCAAAGTCACTTATGTCATGAGAGATTTCACAACAACAGACAGCAGAAAGCTCCAGGCAAATGCTCAGATAATTGTGGCATGACTCGACTGTGTCGAAGAAGGAAGTGGAATGCAAATCAAAACATGTTCAAAACAAATTGCATGCATTACTATTCTTTTTTTTGACCGCAAACTTTTATTTAGTATTCTCACCATACACCTCGTTCTATGTCATATACCCATGGGTAGGAAAACGTCATCATCAGGAACTGACTGTAGAGAGTACAACACGTCTATTACCATGACATAAATACGTGTAATAGCAATACATCTAGAGAGTGCCATTGCTGTGGAAATATGTAATTACtaggaaacaaaacaatgcaaaagcATGTGAATACAATTCTGAAAATGTGCAAATCTAAACTTTTCAGGAAGGTTTCCAAGGCCAGCAATAACTTTACACTTATTTTATGtataaaattttttttttttacataatgtaaATCTAAAGAATATTAGCACACAAACTGGTGCTGGTGGAAGAATTAGACAAAGTTAGACATACCACACTGTAAATTGgagtacattttaaattttaaacgTTTGAAATATTTAAGTAAAATGCAGAAGTATTATCTGCTGAATGTACATAAAGCAtgcaaagtaaaagtacatgtAATGCACAATGGCTCATTTCAGAGTGTTATGTTACACTGGTCCCAGTTTAAGACAATAGAGTATTAAATATtagtgaaatatacaaaatatgaaGATTTAAAGAATCAGGTGCAAAAAGCACTGGTTTTTGCACGTAACATGTAATTTCTGTATATAAAGTGTGAAGACCAGTGTGTGACCCTGACCTATTTCTGATGTATCATTAGTAATGCACTAATATATGAGCAGCATCTTATTGCCGTGGCTGGTGGAGGTGTAATTCATTTTAAccaatgtacagtatttacttTTAGGCAGTCTTATCTAATATTTCACATGATGATCGTGTGTTTTGCGGACAGAAGATAAGAATTGATGTCAGATAAATATAGTTGAATTAATAGTGCAGTAGTCCCCTGAAATGTGGGAAATGTAAAGCAGAAACTGGCCTTTGAGCAAACTTGAAATCTGGTAGTGTAATGTTTGTTGGTGAACATGCTGGTTTTCCTCACCATGTAACCTCCCCACACATACAGCAGGTTGTCCTCCACCACAGCCGTGTGTCCGCTCCTCTCCTGGGCCACCAGCTCCGAGCAGTGCCTCTCAAAGGCTGGATCCATGCCTGGCTGCTTTTATTAACAAATGATGTCAGAAATGCGGAAATGTTTTCAACAAGTCTTTCATCCAAAACACCTTCAAGCATACTCACTGGTTACAGTACACTTTTAgatgttgtttatttgtctcATGTTGTGAACACCAAAACAAGGCAGACAGAAATGTGTCGTATCAGCCCCATGAACGAATAATCTACGAATTAAAGTACAACTTCCGGTCCTTTTGTcttgtcaaaataaaattcccATTGAAGACAatatgtacggaagccctaaagggccatgcattcatacattttatttcctccgttttcccgtgataacgagttaatttcatttgttttctcgagatctcgagttattatcttgaaataacaactgccgttttcccaagataacgagataattttctcgagatctcgagataacaaaactttgttttcccgagataacgatataattaattcgagatctcctcattaactacatagctggtcagctatgtagttaatgacgacatcaggctcacttagattgcgccgccgatatagctgaagccttgctaaccgtcttttttagattatgcacactaatgtgtatattatctgtaatagcaaggtataatgctatttcagcctgtgtcaggccttgattgaaaacatatgtgatgcggtgatcgatatgctcctgctcctctgacattgctacactgaatgatgtttcctgcaatgatttaatatactacactatcgtttcgttatctcaagatctcgagaaaattatcccgttatctcgggaaaacggcagttgttatttcgagataataactcgagatctcgagaaaacaaatgaaattaactcgttatcacgggaaatggaagaaataaaatgtatgaatgcatggccctttagggcttccgtaaataTGGAGTCCAAAGTGCGTTTTATTTCATGAAATTAATCAATAACccatcattaaaataattacataaacgcaacaaatacaatacataaCACAACCATGACATTTGAACTTTTATTTAGTGTTACAAAATggcatcaagaaacaaaacagtcactgggagaaatgtaaaaacataataTCTTGGAAAAAGGACAATGGTGATGgtattcaataaataaatctttaatttcgcaatgttatatattttattattgttcatttatagaatcatttatttaatactGTCTTATTTGTGCATTGCCACTGCATCAGTGTCATACATTCTTTATGTGCCAAATGAGCAAGGGTGGAAAGCCCTGGCTAAAATAAGAATtaagccatttatttattagcagtctgtttgtcttatttttaatattgtgttaatttcttttttcttttgcaactgcagcattaaaaaatgtagacTGATATTGTTTAGTCTAATAATCGAAATCAGATGAGAACTTTCTAATGTGCTATTtaatcatcaacatcaacacgGTAACTGCAGCactttttgtgtatttcatgGGTTAGTGATGCGAAAGTGCTCTCTTGGTAGATAAAATACGATAAAATGCCTTCTAGGATGTCCTTCATCTGGATAGTTAATAGTTCCCTGTGTGTTTTATAACATAATCTAAACCAGAGTTTGTAACAATTTCTCTATAAATGTATCACAACTTTCTGCACGCTGTTGCCCcaccgcatacagctggtgctctttttatttttttcacccctgcccctcaCATATCCCTCCAGCCCTCCACTGGTAGtatggaaatgtgtgtgtaaaaaacaataacatataAAACCATAGACCATTTGGCACATTctgtttaacaaataaaaaattgtCACTCCTGTATATATATAACAATGTTCATGATGATGCTTTGCACTAGTTTGGTGAACTAATGCAGCTTCGTCGAAGGCCAATCAAAAGACATCTTCCTCTGCACCGCTGTCAGTAGTAGCTGAGGTAGGAGAGGAACCACAGTCCTGAGTGCTGTATTACTCTTCATGCTTTTTACAATGTAATCCTCACAAATCCTGTCAGAGGAAAaagtctgttattttttttattgctatttTGGGtaaagatattgaaaaaaagtgctgttgttttttaagttttacatGTGTAAAGGATATGGCTGCATCTGGAAAATGAGCATATCATTGCAGGGATGCTGAAGAGAAACAAGCAAGAAAATGTGTCAGGAGCTTTTTGACAtgatcataaatcataaaactgtcagtgtctctctgtgaTACCTACTTTGAGGACATCAAGGAAGTATTCACAACTTCCACCAAACACAGTCACATCGGAGGCTGTGCTTATGCATGCTGTGTGCCACAACCttgaagaggagaaaagatggatgatttagtgcaaatcataaaaaaaatctatgcaCAGTTATATTCATTTTATACCTTGGTTTATCCTTAAAGGGATGCTCAACTTCTCTCCATTTCTTCGTTTCAACATCAAACAGCCACCCATCACCTAATggaagaaaatatgttttattaaaagataCATTTCAAGAGGTAAATTGTATATCAGTGGGTATGTTTTCTTACTCATGGGTTTGCAGTCTATACTGAGACCTCCAAACAGGAACAAGGAGCTGTCTGATACTGCTGTGAGTGTATGCCACGATCTGCCCACTGGAGCAGAGGACACTGGGATTCTGGAAAACATATTTTGCACAGACGACGCCAAAATCTTAGACCGCAGATCTCCGCAAGGCTTACAATCAAGAAGATAACAATCTTGTCATACCATGATTAACTTGATCATAAAATATCAGGGATGGAATTAATCTGCAGATGCTCCGGTTCAAGATGGGACAAAACTTTTCAATGCCTATCAGTTTTTGAGCCCTGACAACGGCCAAAATGTGTCCAGCAACAGACTAGGAAGGCCTTTTTTTCAAGTTTCCAGTTTCTGCATTTACCTTCTGGTTATTTAGCCCACTGAATATGTGCAGTATACaatcacatacatacatttctgaCCACGTCCATGATTCAAGGTTCAGGCAGTGAATGTCACTTGTACTGGTTTCCTGCATTTAAAAGAAGGAGGAGGTCAAGTTACAAATGACAGTTttactttctgtgtttttgatcCTGGGTGTCTACTAATGACTGTATGCAGATATGAGAGAAGAGCTGAAAAGCATATAGAGCTCTCACCATGACTCTGCCTCCAATAATGTATCCTCTGTGACCAAGTATGGCGCTGGCATGGGCGGCCCGGGCGCTTGGAGCCCGTccctgcagacagaaacagtcaCTCCAAAAATCTTTAGAGATGTTACAAATATTCTTGACATGTTACATTCTTCTTCAAAATGTTCAACAACTTAATTAATATCACTAGCTTGTATCTATGTACGGTATCCAGTGTATAAGGGTTGACTCACATGAGTCTTTGGTTCACTCCAACTGGCCTGCGTGGGGTCAAATATGTGCACCTCGTTGTTCCATCCCCAGATCAAATCCactaactacaaaaaaaaaaaaaaaaaaggaggatgaCAATATACATATCTTCGGTATCTCTGGTGTAGACCTGAGACAGATTAgtattatgaaaaaaatattaccCATGATTCCTCTTCGACAATGAAACAGTCCTTCCTGCTGCGGACATCATCCATTGTTTTTTCACCATATCCTCCGAAATAGATGATCCtggggaataaaaaaaaaaatgttaccaTTATCCACCATGCGAGTGCAAAATATGGTTTTACTTCATAAAACCTATGCCTGAGCCGCTCAAAGATTTGACCCTGACGTGATTTGAACACGCAACCTTCTGATCTGGAGTCAGATGCGCTACCGTTGCGCCACAGAGTCGATGCTTCAAATTAATTttggatctcggggcttccagagacttggattacgccagatgGCTTTTAAGCACCtgagccaccaacccaaagtgttAGTATTTGACAACTTAGGGAGGAGAGTCAATAATCAACTATCATTCTCcagaaagttacattttgttgctttgaaCCAAACACCAGAGAGAATTTTGCTGAATACTGGGGCTCCAGGTCTTGCAAATATGGCTCAGAATTTActtaaacaaagaaataatggaTGCAGAATAAATGATCTTGGAAACAGCCGTCTGATAAATATATTCATCTGTCTCAAAGACATAACTCACCTTCCATTGTAAACCCAGCAGGACAGTTTGTCTCGCGGTGATGGAACAGAGCCACTCTCGTGTATGATCTTTCTCGACGTGTATTTACCGTCTGTCAGGTTGACACAATAGATCTGTGTGAAGTCAAACACTAGTCACTTCAGGTTTGTGCAGTCTAACCTGTGATCCTTGGCTGTTATCCACCGTGTCACAGGactgatatacatttttttgaaggACTGGTAAGTTCAAAAGGGTTTAATTTTTGGCAGCTGAAGACAATCCCTTCAGGGGTAACTCCACTTTCATTCCACTCATTcgtctttcttttcaaaagcTGCGCCTGCATAACCCAcgatgcaacttagccactgagtgacatcactgaaggcaacTTATGagtacatgcagcttcctctggagcaactAAAggactttatactacttttttcacatatgcagtagtactcatcaagacctgtaaacataccttaatgtgtgaaattgttgGAGTAACCCTTTAAGACAGTAAAATGTTGGTTTGTTTGATGATGCCATCCTTGCTTCtcattataaatgttaaaagCAAAAAGGTACATTTATCAAATTCCTTGCCATGTGCCAACAGTTTAATCAATCATCTGAAGTATATGTAAGTGTCATGAAGTGTATAGAGCATCACTGTGCTCATCAATGTCCTCAGTTATCACCCTCACCTCATTGGTCTCTCCACTGAAATCATAACCTCCAAATATGTACATGTGTCCATTCAGGGAGCAGCCACAGGCTCCTGACATTGTGGGTGGCACTTGCCCGGTCATGTTGAACATTCTCCTTCAgattcacaaaaaaatgtggtttAACTAGTTAAGTAATGACTAGTGACACCACTAATGACAAAGCTTGTGGCAACAAGTAGACAGTAAGCAGTTCAGAGTCTGTGCTTAtaattacaaaacacaacactgtcagaaaatagtgaaacagagagagaggagagcaagaaATGTTCGACTTAAACATATTGAATATTCTCACCACGCACCCCGCTCAAGGTCAAATACCCAGATTTCATCACTGGGTATACGGGCGGATGGAGTAGCAACTGCCTGTAGAAAACACAACGTGTTTGTTACTATGAACAGAAATATGGAGTTGTTATATGTCTTGACTCTGTGATTGACTAACCATGCAAAAGCATGTGCCATGTACAGCTGATAGCCATTTAATTCGGTACACCTAGATAAAACTAATGTTGCTTTTGGACTGCAACATTGCAAAATATTGAGAAgtgtttgtaatattttgtccaccatGTTTAACTAAATGAGGGTGAGGCAGATCCCAGAGACAACGGTTTGTATTTAAACAACACCATGAACGGCAGCCTCTAACACGACTACTACTACAGTTCAACCAACACCTCTGTAAAAGAGGTTAaatttacggaagccctaaagggccatgcattcatacattttatttcctccgttttcccgtgataatgagttaatttcatttgttttctcgagatctcaagttattatctcaaaataacaactgccattttcccgagataacaggataattttcctgagatctcgagataacgaaactttgttttcccaagataacgatataattaatttgagatcttgagaaaacaaaacgatagtgtagtatattaaatcattgcaggatacatcattcagtgtagcaatgtcagaggagcaggagcatatcgatcatcgcgtcacatatcttttcaagg
It contains:
- the LOC141010295 gene encoding kelch domain-containing protein 1-like — translated: MNSEFGKHCSELVPRERSGHTAVVEENLLYVWGGSGAVATPSARIPSDEIWVFDLERGAWRMFNMTGQVPPTMSGACGCSLNGHMYIFGGYDFSGETNEIYCVNLTDGKYTSRKIIHESGSVPSPRDKLSCWVYNGRIIYFGGYGEKTMDDVRSRKDCFIVEEESWLVDLIWGWNNEVHIFDPTQASWSEPKTHGRAPSARAAHASAILGHRGYIIGGRVMETSTSDIHCLNLESWTWSEIIPVSSAPVGRSWHTLTAVSDSSLFLFGGLSIDCKPMSDGWLFDVETKKWREVEHPFKDKPRLWHTACISTASDVTVFGGSCEYFLDVLKHPCNDMLIFQMQPYPLHMICEDYIVKSMKSNTALRTVVPLLPQLLLTAVQRKMSFDWPSTKLH